A stretch of the Thermoanaerobacterales bacterium genome encodes the following:
- the rsmB gene encoding 16S rRNA (cytosine(967)-C(5))-methyltransferase RsmB, translating into MKPEAIGAREIALHVLKAVEADGAYANLALNRALEEHQPSKLDRGFATELAYGTVRTLNTLDWIISRFLQKPLAAQNIWVRNILRQGAYQLFYMDRVPPPAACNEAVELAKKYASPGTAGFVNGVLRNIIRHREEIVFPSLEEDPVGHISLKYSHPTWIVERWLDEFGIEGTIALCRANNITPPNTVRTNTLRITREALAERLEAEGLQVQKTRFAPEGLEIKGFYSLHALPSFQEGLFQVQDESSMLVAHAVNPVPRSRALDVCSAPGGKTTHLAQLMRDEGTVMALDVHPHKLELIRQNCRRLGVTSVQAVLKDARDIPGAFTEWADYVLVDAPCSGLGVLRRRPDARWRKEPAQMAALVRLQDAVLQAAARCVRPGGVLVYSTCSITHEENLGQVQNFLGRHPDFVLEDLGPFLPGGLAEPALLARGHVTMYPHVQGTDGFFIARMRRRKV; encoded by the coding sequence GTGAAACCCGAAGCCATAGGCGCCAGAGAGATCGCGCTGCACGTACTCAAGGCGGTCGAGGCCGACGGCGCGTACGCCAACCTCGCCCTGAACCGGGCGCTCGAGGAACACCAGCCGTCCAAGCTGGACCGCGGCTTTGCCACCGAATTGGCCTACGGCACCGTGCGCACCCTCAATACCCTCGATTGGATCATTTCCCGCTTTCTACAAAAGCCCCTGGCCGCACAGAACATTTGGGTCCGTAATATTCTTCGCCAGGGGGCCTACCAGCTGTTTTATATGGACCGTGTCCCGCCGCCGGCGGCCTGCAATGAAGCGGTGGAGCTGGCCAAGAAATACGCCTCGCCGGGGACCGCCGGATTTGTCAACGGCGTCCTGCGAAACATTATCCGGCACCGGGAGGAGATTGTGTTCCCTTCCCTGGAGGAGGATCCGGTAGGACATATTTCCCTAAAATACTCGCATCCCACCTGGATTGTCGAGCGCTGGCTGGATGAGTTCGGGATAGAGGGTACCATCGCCCTTTGCCGGGCGAACAACATCACGCCCCCGAACACGGTCCGGACCAATACCCTCCGCATTACCCGTGAGGCCCTTGCCGAGCGTCTGGAGGCCGAGGGACTGCAGGTGCAAAAGACCCGGTTTGCCCCCGAAGGGCTGGAGATAAAGGGGTTCTACTCCCTCCATGCCCTGCCTTCTTTCCAGGAAGGGCTTTTTCAGGTCCAGGACGAAAGCTCGATGCTGGTCGCCCATGCCGTAAACCCTGTTCCTCGCAGCCGGGCCCTGGACGTCTGCAGCGCCCCCGGGGGGAAAACCACCCACCTCGCGCAGTTGATGCGGGATGAAGGTACGGTTATGGCCCTTGACGTCCACCCGCATAAACTGGAGCTGATCCGGCAGAACTGCCGACGGTTAGGCGTCACGAGTGTGCAGGCCGTCCTGAAGGATGCCCGGGACATCCCGGGTGCTTTCACCGAATGGGCGGACTACGTCCTGGTAGACGCACCCTGCTCGGGTTTGGGCGTTCTGCGGCGCAGGCCGGATGCCCGCTGGCGGAAAGAGCCGGCGCAGATGGCGGCTCTGGTCAGGCTGCAGGATGCCGTTCTGCAGGCCGCGGCGCGCTGCGTACGCCCCGGCGGCGTTTTGGTATATAGTACCTGTTCCATTACGCACGAGGAAAACCTGGGGCAGGTGCAGAATTTCTTAGGTCGGCACCCCGATTTCGTCCTGGAGGACCTGGGCCCTTTCCTGCCGGGAGGGTTGGCGGAACCGGCCTTGCTGGCACGCGGGCACGTCACCATGTACCCGCACGTGCAAGGGACCGACGGGTTCTTTATCGCCCGCATGCGGCGGCGGAAGGTCTAG
- the rsgA gene encoding ribosome small subunit-dependent GTPase A, with protein sequence MITGTVLKAYGGYYYVQAGDTIYTCRLRGRVKARGPVLPGDRVEMDVLPDGNGLIARVAPRSSELVRPSVANVDQVAVVASFHEPEPVSQLVNRLLLQAEARNLGALVVVNKTDLAGPGERDAPWIEGLRLAGYPVLLTSTVTGEGLTGLKAALAGRLSVLAGPSGVGKSSILRHLLSEPDAARVKTGEVSRKLGGGRHTTRHAEIFPLPSGGWVVDAPGFSRLYLPRLSREELASCFPEMRPFIGHCRFNGCLHDQEPDCAVKDGVRNGFIAAQRYEDYLAFLREVAESERGFPK encoded by the coding sequence ATGATTACGGGGACGGTTCTCAAGGCCTACGGCGGGTATTACTACGTCCAGGCCGGGGACACGATTTACACCTGCAGGCTCCGGGGGCGGGTCAAGGCCCGGGGACCGGTCCTCCCCGGGGACCGGGTGGAGATGGATGTTCTGCCGGACGGGAACGGGCTGATTGCCCGCGTCGCGCCCCGCAGCTCGGAGTTGGTTCGTCCATCAGTCGCCAATGTGGATCAGGTAGCCGTTGTCGCCTCGTTTCACGAACCGGAACCCGTGTCACAACTCGTCAATCGCCTGCTCTTGCAGGCTGAGGCCCGGAACCTGGGGGCCCTTGTGGTCGTGAACAAGACCGACCTGGCCGGACCCGGGGAGCGGGACGCTCCCTGGATTGAAGGTTTGCGCCTGGCAGGCTACCCCGTCCTGCTGACAAGCACGGTTACGGGGGAGGGCCTGACCGGACTCAAGGCGGCCCTTGCCGGCCGCCTGTCGGTGCTTGCCGGGCCTTCGGGCGTGGGGAAGTCCAGTATCCTGAGGCATTTGCTGTCCGAACCGGACGCCGCCCGGGTCAAGACCGGTGAAGTGAGCCGCAAGCTGGGAGGGGGGCGCCACACGACCCGCCACGCCGAGATTTTTCCCCTGCCCTCCGGCGGTTGGGTAGTGGATGCGCCCGGTTTTTCCCGCCTGTACCTGCCCCGCCTGTCGCGCGAGGAGCTGGCAAGCTGCTTTCCCGAAATGCGACCGTTTATCGGACATTGCCGCTTTAACGGCTGCCTGCACGACCAGGAGCCGGACTGCGCCGTTAAGGACGGGGTGCGTAACGGTTTCATTGCCGCCCAGCGTTATGAAGATTACCTCGCCTTCCTCCGTGAAGTCGCCGAAAGCGAAAGGGGATTTCCAAAATGA
- the fmt gene encoding methionyl-tRNA formyltransferase: protein MRVVFMGTPEFAVASLRALLEAGLDVVGVVTQPDRAKGRGKRLTSPPVKVFAQEKGLRVLQPKSLKDPAAVELIRGLVPEVIAVVAYGKILPPAVLAIPPLGCINVHASLLPKYRGSAPIHRAVMAGEPETGVTTMFMDEGLDTGDMLLQVHVPIGPDDNVGAIHDRLAEEGARLLVRTLARLADGYAFRIPQDHSRATYAPPISPEDEVVDWRRPAREIHNQVRGLDPRPGARTTWDGRVLKVWRTAVLESGPGEGAPGLVAAHGPSQDLVVAAGDGWLILRELQLAGGRRVDGRSFLRGHPEIVGSTLGVHGDRSE, encoded by the coding sequence TTGCGCGTTGTCTTTATGGGGACCCCTGAATTCGCCGTGGCCAGCCTGCGGGCCTTGCTTGAGGCGGGGCTTGACGTCGTGGGCGTGGTCACCCAGCCCGACCGGGCCAAGGGACGCGGCAAGCGTCTGACCTCACCGCCGGTAAAGGTGTTTGCGCAGGAAAAAGGACTGCGCGTTCTGCAACCGAAAAGCCTGAAAGACCCGGCAGCGGTTGAACTCATCCGCGGCCTCGTCCCCGAGGTTATCGCCGTGGTCGCCTACGGGAAGATCCTGCCCCCCGCCGTCCTGGCCATTCCCCCCCTGGGCTGCATTAACGTTCATGCCTCCCTGCTGCCGAAGTACCGCGGCTCAGCTCCCATCCACCGGGCCGTCATGGCCGGGGAACCGGAAACGGGGGTGACGACGATGTTCATGGACGAGGGGCTGGACACCGGGGATATGCTTTTGCAGGTCCACGTACCCATCGGCCCCGATGACAATGTGGGCGCCATTCACGACCGCCTGGCCGAAGAAGGGGCGCGGCTGCTCGTCCGGACCCTGGCGCGTCTGGCCGACGGGTACGCGTTTCGTATTCCGCAGGACCACAGCCGGGCGACTTACGCTCCGCCTATCTCGCCGGAGGACGAGGTCGTCGACTGGCGCCGTCCGGCGCGTGAGATTCATAACCAGGTCCGGGGCCTGGATCCGAGGCCCGGAGCCCGGACCACCTGGGACGGACGCGTCCTGAAAGTATGGCGCACGGCGGTCCTGGAGAGCGGTCCCGGAGAGGGGGCCCCCGGACTGGTGGCCGCTCACGGTCCTTCACAGGACCTTGTCGTCGCCGCGGGCGATGGATGGCTCATCCTGCGCGAACTGCAGCTGGCGGGCGGGCGGCGGGTGGACGGCCGCTCGTTCCTCCGCGGCCACCCGGAGATTGTCGGCAGCACCCTTGGGGTGCATGGCGACCGAAGCGAGTAA
- the rlmN gene encoding 23S rRNA (adenine(2503)-C(2))-methyltransferase RlmN, with product MPADLKSMTLAGIEELVGSWGWPRYRARQLAVWLWQKGALSFQEMTDLPLAARQMLNERAVITRLELLERLAAPDGETVKFLFGLADGQGVETVLLRHDYGRSVCLSTQVGCRMGCAFCASTLGGRVRDLTAGEIYDQVLAVRRCEGEQATHIVLMGIGEPLDNLAAVLVFLENVSAPYGLGISPRRITLSTCGLVPRIRDLASYRLGLTLAVSLHAPNNELRDRLVPINRWYPLEELIPACRDYARATGRRVTFEYALIKGVNDSDGHALQLGALLKGILGHVNLIPVNDVPERGFTAPGAERVNAFRRILERQGMAVTVRREMGAAIGAACGQLRRRRGPGRGEEPA from the coding sequence GTGCCAGCCGATCTCAAGAGTATGACCCTGGCGGGGATTGAAGAGTTGGTCGGCTCCTGGGGCTGGCCGCGTTACCGTGCACGGCAGCTGGCGGTCTGGCTCTGGCAGAAGGGCGCACTGTCCTTCCAGGAAATGACCGACCTGCCGCTGGCCGCACGGCAAATGCTGAATGAACGGGCGGTGATTACACGCCTCGAGTTGTTGGAGCGCCTGGCGGCGCCCGACGGGGAGACGGTGAAGTTCCTCTTCGGCCTGGCCGACGGCCAGGGGGTGGAAACCGTCCTCCTGCGACACGACTACGGGCGTTCGGTTTGTCTCTCAACGCAGGTAGGCTGCCGTATGGGATGCGCCTTCTGCGCCTCGACCCTCGGGGGGCGGGTGAGAGACCTCACGGCGGGCGAGATTTACGACCAGGTCCTGGCGGTGCGGCGGTGTGAGGGTGAACAGGCCACACACATCGTGCTGATGGGGATCGGGGAACCGCTGGACAACCTGGCGGCAGTGCTTGTGTTCCTGGAGAATGTGAGCGCCCCGTACGGATTGGGCATCAGCCCGCGGCGCATCACCCTTTCGACCTGCGGGCTTGTACCGCGCATCCGTGACCTCGCGTCATACCGCCTTGGTTTGACTCTGGCCGTGTCCCTGCACGCCCCGAATAATGAATTGCGGGACCGGCTGGTGCCGATAAACCGGTGGTATCCCCTGGAGGAGCTGATTCCGGCCTGCCGGGACTATGCCCGGGCCACAGGACGCCGGGTGACGTTTGAATACGCGCTGATCAAGGGGGTCAACGACAGTGACGGGCATGCCCTCCAACTGGGTGCCCTTCTGAAGGGAATCCTCGGGCACGTAAACCTGATCCCGGTAAACGATGTTCCGGAAAGGGGTTTCACGGCGCCGGGCGCCGAACGGGTAAACGCTTTTCGCCGTATCCTTGAACGGCAGGGTATGGCGGTCACCGTGCGGCGGGAGATGGGGGCGGCGATAGGCGCCGCCTGCGGTCAGTTGCGCCGGCGCCGCGGGCCGGGAAGGGGTGAAGAACCGGCGTGA
- the rpe gene encoding ribulose-phosphate 3-epimerase yields the protein MKLAPSILSADFARLGADVQLVEEAGAEYLHIDVMDGHFVPNLTIGPAVVAALRPASRLVFDVHLMIENPEVYIPAFAEAGADLITVHAEATRHLDRALRLIRDGYGRRAGVALNPATPLAMVDHVLPLLDQVLLMTVNPGFGGQSFIPEVLPKIAALREMLATRGLMPDIEVDGGIDPRTAPPAVRAGANVLVAGSAVFRSPAGPAEAIRALRTAAGQS from the coding sequence ATCAAACTGGCGCCATCCATCCTTTCCGCGGACTTCGCCCGGCTCGGGGCGGACGTGCAACTGGTCGAGGAGGCCGGGGCGGAGTACCTGCATATTGACGTTATGGACGGCCATTTCGTACCCAACCTGACGATCGGGCCGGCCGTGGTGGCCGCTTTGCGGCCGGCCAGCCGGCTGGTCTTCGACGTGCACCTGATGATCGAGAACCCCGAGGTCTACATCCCGGCCTTTGCCGAGGCCGGTGCCGATCTTATTACGGTTCATGCCGAGGCCACCCGTCACCTGGACCGGGCCCTGCGCCTGATCCGGGACGGATACGGGCGCAGGGCGGGTGTCGCCCTCAATCCGGCCACGCCCCTGGCCATGGTCGACCATGTCCTGCCCCTCTTGGACCAGGTCTTACTGATGACCGTCAACCCCGGGTTTGGGGGACAATCGTTTATCCCGGAGGTGTTGCCGAAGATCGCCGCGTTGCGGGAGATGCTGGCCACACGGGGACTTATGCCGGATATTGAGGTAGACGGGGGTATCGACCCGCGCACGGCGCCGCCGGCCGTGAGGGCGGGGGCGAACGTGCTCGTGGCCGGGTCGGCCGTCTTCCGTTCCCCGGCCGGACCGGCGGAGGCGATCCGTGCATTGCGAACTGCGGCCGGCCAATCGTGA
- the priA gene encoding primosomal protein N': protein MDSPAFAKVIVDLPLIRVDRVYDYRIPEPLRGRVRPGVKVLVPFGRRQLAGYVIGVAASAAVVPVKDILDVLDEQPAFTAELYDLACWVARRYLCTVSEALRAVAAPGRNAVPLFRDEVYPNPSEDVDLGDLRRQSPKQARVLELAASHPGLTRAELAARAEVSPGVVNRLMQKGLLSITRRVVERDPYLTPEPCDPPRLTGAQEAALEPIAGALRRCRKEVFLLHGVTGSGKTEVYLRAVGECLDQGRQALVLVPEISLTGQMVERFKGRFGRRVAVMHSRLGTGERHDEWRRAFRGEAPVVLGARSAILAPLTGLGLIVIDEEHEPSYKQDEDPKYHARDVALRRAQTHGAVVVLGSATPSLRAYAQAVKGENCRLLKLPRRIDDRPMPSVSVVDLREEYRSGNRTVFSRFLVDKIRERLARREQVILFLNRRGYATVILCRECGHAFKCPHCAITLTYHRDGFLRCHYCGYQVRLPGRCPACAGEFLGHFGTGTQRVEENARRLFPEARVLRMDSDTMTRKQAHERLIKAFRDREADILVGTQMVAKGLDLPGVTLVGVVNADTSLLLPDYRAAERTFQLLAQVAGRAGRGGEPGEVVLQTYSPDHYSIRAAAQHAYERFFIEEMGLRRQLGYPPFTCLARVLFSSRDEGEARAAAERFAGLVRDPALTAMGPSAAPLARIKDQYRWHLVCKAAGRMDLARVLQEAAETFANSYRRRVHVSIDLDPQMIL, encoded by the coding sequence GTGGACAGCCCGGCCTTCGCTAAGGTCATCGTTGACCTGCCCTTGATAAGGGTTGACCGGGTTTACGACTACCGGATACCTGAACCTTTGCGGGGAAGGGTCCGGCCCGGGGTCAAGGTCCTGGTCCCCTTCGGGCGCCGGCAGCTTGCGGGCTACGTGATCGGGGTGGCGGCATCAGCGGCTGTCGTGCCGGTAAAGGATATCCTGGATGTCCTTGATGAGCAGCCGGCCTTTACCGCGGAACTCTATGACCTGGCCTGTTGGGTGGCACGGCGCTACCTGTGCACGGTCAGTGAGGCCCTGCGGGCCGTCGCGGCCCCGGGGCGGAACGCCGTTCCTCTGTTCCGCGACGAGGTATACCCCAACCCTTCCGAGGACGTGGACCTGGGGGACCTGCGCCGGCAATCCCCGAAACAGGCCCGGGTTCTGGAACTGGCGGCTTCCCACCCCGGCCTGACCAGGGCGGAACTGGCGGCGCGGGCCGAGGTCTCGCCCGGAGTGGTCAACCGCCTGATGCAGAAGGGTTTGCTTTCCATTACGCGGCGGGTGGTGGAGCGGGATCCCTACTTGACGCCCGAGCCCTGCGACCCGCCTCGCCTGACGGGCGCGCAGGAGGCGGCGCTGGAGCCCATCGCGGGCGCTTTGCGCCGCTGCCGGAAAGAGGTCTTCCTTCTGCACGGCGTTACGGGCAGCGGGAAAACCGAGGTTTACCTGCGGGCGGTGGGCGAGTGCCTGGATCAGGGCCGCCAGGCCCTGGTCCTGGTGCCGGAAATCTCGCTGACCGGTCAAATGGTGGAACGCTTCAAGGGCCGTTTCGGGCGGCGGGTGGCCGTGATGCACTCGCGGCTGGGTACGGGCGAACGCCACGACGAGTGGCGGCGCGCCTTTCGGGGGGAAGCGCCGGTCGTGCTGGGCGCCCGCTCGGCCATACTCGCTCCCCTTACGGGGCTCGGGCTGATTGTTATCGACGAGGAACACGAACCCTCCTACAAGCAGGATGAGGATCCCAAGTACCATGCCCGCGACGTGGCTCTCCGCCGGGCGCAAACCCACGGGGCGGTGGTCGTGCTTGGTTCGGCCACGCCGTCCCTGAGGGCCTACGCCCAGGCGGTAAAGGGAGAGAACTGCCGGCTGTTGAAGCTTCCCCGGCGCATCGACGACCGGCCGATGCCGTCCGTCTCCGTTGTCGACCTGCGTGAGGAATACAGGTCCGGAAACCGGACCGTCTTCAGCCGGTTCCTGGTGGATAAAATAAGGGAGAGGCTTGCCCGGCGGGAGCAAGTCATCCTTTTCCTTAACCGGCGGGGGTATGCGACGGTCATCCTCTGCCGGGAGTGCGGACACGCGTTCAAATGCCCGCATTGCGCCATTACCTTGACTTATCACCGTGACGGGTTCCTGCGCTGTCACTATTGCGGTTACCAGGTCCGGCTGCCCGGCCGCTGCCCGGCCTGCGCCGGGGAGTTCCTGGGGCACTTCGGCACCGGCACCCAGCGTGTCGAGGAGAACGCGCGGCGGCTTTTCCCGGAGGCGAGGGTGCTGCGCATGGACAGCGACACAATGACCCGCAAGCAGGCCCACGAACGCCTCATAAAGGCCTTTCGTGACAGAGAGGCCGACATTCTGGTCGGGACCCAGATGGTGGCCAAAGGCTTGGACCTGCCCGGGGTAACCCTGGTGGGCGTGGTTAACGCCGACACCAGCCTTCTGCTGCCCGATTACCGGGCCGCGGAGCGTACGTTTCAGCTTCTGGCGCAGGTGGCCGGGCGGGCGGGGAGAGGCGGGGAGCCCGGGGAGGTGGTTCTGCAGACCTACTCTCCGGACCATTACAGCATCCGCGCCGCGGCGCAGCACGCCTATGAGCGGTTTTTCATCGAGGAGATGGGCTTGCGCCGGCAGCTTGGTTACCCGCCCTTCACCTGCCTGGCGAGGGTCCTGTTCAGCAGCCGGGACGAGGGGGAGGCAAGGGCCGCGGCCGAACGGTTCGCCGGCCTTGTGCGGGATCCCGCCCTTACGGCGATGGGGCCGTCGGCGGCGCCCCTGGCCAGGATCAAGGACCAGTACCGCTGGCACCTGGTCTGCAAGGCGGCCGGCCGCATGGACCTGGCACGGGTCTTGCAGGAAGCGGCGGAGACGTTCGCGAATTCATACCGGCGGCGGGTGCACGTAAGCATTGACCTGGACCCGCAGATGATACTGTGA
- a CDS encoding Stp1/IreP family PP2C-type Ser/Thr phosphatase: MKGIMWGAVTETGLVRTKNEDYLRVNPAIRLFAVADGMGGHRAGEIASRLALQVLEKELLERIGRGEDVAASFAGAVQEANSRVWAEAQANPDCQGMGTTLSACLLQGGRVFLAHVGDSRIYRVRNGIIEQLTEDHSLVHELAKQGRLEDDNAQASPLRNVLTRALGTEESLSVDLQTRSLRMGDRLVLCTDGLTNLVTNDEILETVGATADPSTAARQLAEKAIARGGTDNITLIVVVIEE; encoded by the coding sequence GTGAAGGGGATCATGTGGGGTGCGGTGACCGAGACCGGCCTGGTACGGACGAAGAACGAGGACTATCTCCGTGTCAACCCCGCGATAAGGCTCTTCGCGGTGGCCGACGGCATGGGCGGGCACCGGGCGGGTGAAATCGCCAGCCGGCTGGCGCTGCAGGTGCTGGAAAAGGAGCTATTGGAGAGGATCGGCAGGGGCGAAGACGTGGCGGCCTCTTTCGCCGGAGCGGTGCAGGAGGCCAACAGCCGGGTCTGGGCCGAGGCACAGGCCAACCCCGACTGCCAGGGGATGGGTACGACCCTCTCCGCCTGCCTGCTACAGGGGGGGCGGGTGTTCCTGGCCCACGTCGGCGATTCCCGTATATACCGTGTTCGCAACGGGATCATCGAACAACTAACCGAAGATCATTCCCTTGTGCATGAATTGGCCAAACAGGGGCGGCTGGAGGATGATAACGCCCAGGCCTCCCCGCTCCGCAATGTCCTGACCCGCGCCCTGGGGACCGAGGAAAGCCTTTCGGTGGATCTGCAGACCCGCTCTCTGCGGATGGGTGACCGCTTGGTCCTCTGCACCGATGGTTTAACCAACCTTGTTACGAACGACGAGATCCTGGAAACGGTCGGCGCGACGGCAGACCCTTCCACGGCGGCGCGGCAGCTGGCCGAAAAGGCTATCGCCCGGGGCGGCACGGATAATATTACGCTGATTGTCGTGGTGATCGAGGAATGA
- a CDS encoding PASTA domain-containing protein: MIGKILGGRYEIVEQLGGGGTAVVYKGQDRVLQRPVTVKVLRPEFSADEEFVARFHREAQAVASLSHPNIVNVYDVGREGDTHYLVMEYVDGEDLKTIIRREGCLTPPRAAAIVLQVCEALTHAHQHHIIHRDVKPHNILITKNGLAKLADFGIAREAGGSTLVNSNALVGSVHYISPEQARGDAADEESDIYSLGIVLYEMLAGSVPFTGANPVAVALKHIQEPPPSLRQRNAMVTQELERIVFRAIAKKPAERYATARDFAADLKKAIPEGVAIADSATMVFEPVINKRRHVSPRVWLAAAAVLILALAGAILAFSSWVDVPEVEVPNVIGRTAGEARQALESRHLRVDISEAFDPAVPKGRVISQDVSPHTKVKQGRTIFLTVSKGPELVRLPDVTGRPLGDAQLLLGNAGFQVAVGEDVHDELVPVGSVVRQDPEGNTDRPRGSKVTLYVSKGPKEAYTAMPNLVGLDISTARQRIGAAGLVLAGDLKTVSSNEYLSGTVVAQDPAAGNQVRGGAEVRLTVSAGPGPTAKRQSVRVLLPRDGRTHELRITVEDAGGIRDAYVGTHAGGEKVVRTVEYYGQATIRVLVDGKPVEESVVQ; the protein is encoded by the coding sequence ATGATCGGGAAGATCCTCGGCGGGCGTTACGAAATAGTGGAACAACTGGGAGGCGGCGGGACGGCCGTCGTTTATAAGGGGCAAGACCGTGTCCTGCAGCGTCCGGTGACCGTGAAGGTCCTCCGGCCCGAGTTCTCGGCCGACGAGGAGTTCGTGGCCCGCTTCCATCGCGAAGCCCAGGCGGTGGCCAGCCTCTCCCATCCGAACATCGTCAACGTGTATGACGTCGGGCGGGAGGGTGATACCCATTACCTGGTGATGGAGTATGTCGACGGGGAGGACCTGAAGACCATCATCCGGCGCGAAGGCTGCCTTACGCCTCCGCGGGCGGCGGCCATCGTCCTCCAGGTCTGTGAGGCCCTGACCCACGCGCACCAGCACCACATCATCCACCGGGACGTTAAACCGCACAACATCCTGATCACGAAAAACGGCCTGGCCAAACTGGCCGACTTCGGGATCGCCCGCGAGGCCGGCGGCTCGACCCTGGTCAACTCCAACGCCCTGGTGGGCTCGGTGCACTATATTTCCCCCGAGCAGGCGCGGGGGGACGCCGCCGACGAGGAGTCCGACATTTACTCCCTGGGGATCGTTCTGTATGAAATGCTGGCGGGGTCCGTCCCTTTCACGGGGGCCAACCCCGTAGCCGTGGCTCTGAAGCATATCCAGGAACCGCCTCCTTCCCTTCGGCAGCGAAACGCCATGGTAACTCAGGAACTGGAGCGGATTGTCTTCAGGGCCATCGCCAAAAAGCCGGCCGAACGGTATGCGACGGCGCGTGACTTCGCGGCCGACCTTAAGAAGGCGATCCCCGAGGGAGTGGCGATAGCCGATTCGGCGACGATGGTTTTCGAGCCGGTGATAAACAAGCGGCGGCACGTCAGCCCCAGGGTCTGGCTGGCGGCGGCGGCCGTCCTGATACTGGCACTCGCGGGAGCGATCCTGGCTTTTAGCAGTTGGGTCGACGTTCCGGAGGTCGAGGTCCCGAACGTGATCGGACGGACGGCAGGGGAGGCGCGGCAGGCCCTCGAGTCCCGTCACCTCCGGGTTGATATCTCAGAGGCCTTTGATCCGGCGGTCCCCAAAGGCCGGGTAATCAGCCAGGATGTGAGCCCTCATACCAAGGTCAAGCAGGGACGGACCATCTTTTTGACGGTCAGCAAGGGTCCGGAACTTGTTCGCCTGCCCGACGTGACCGGCCGCCCCCTGGGTGACGCCCAATTGCTGCTGGGCAATGCGGGGTTCCAGGTCGCCGTCGGCGAGGATGTCCATGACGAACTGGTCCCGGTGGGATCGGTGGTACGCCAGGATCCGGAGGGGAACACCGACCGGCCCCGGGGGAGTAAAGTCACCCTGTACGTGAGTAAGGGACCTAAAGAGGCTTACACTGCGATGCCCAACCTGGTCGGCCTCGATATCAGCACCGCCCGGCAGCGGATCGGTGCGGCCGGACTGGTGCTGGCGGGGGATCTGAAGACGGTTTCAAGCAATGAATACCTGTCGGGGACGGTTGTTGCGCAGGACCCGGCGGCCGGGAACCAGGTGAGGGGGGGCGCCGAGGTGCGCCTGACGGTCAGCGCCGGCCCCGGTCCCACCGCAAAGCGGCAGTCGGTGCGGGTATTGCTCCCGCGGGATGGGCGGACGCATGAATTGAGAATTACCGTGGAGGACGCCGGCGGCATACGGGACGCTTACGTGGGAACCCACGCCGGCGGCGAAAAGGTGGTTAGGACTGTGGAATACTACGGGCAGGCAACCATCCGCGTGCTGGTAGACGGAAAGCCGGTAGAGGAGTCGGTGGTCCAATAG
- the def gene encoding peptide deformylase, whose translation MAVCQIVKYPNDVLREKARPVKAVTLQVKRLLNNMFDTMRAAGGVGLAAPQIGVSKRLIVIEMNDERLALVNPEITAFAGRDAGTEGCLSIPGVWGEVERAAQVEVRGLDQDGRAVTVRAEGYLARALQHEIDHLDGILFIDRATKIGRDKAI comes from the coding sequence TTGGCCGTCTGTCAGATCGTAAAGTACCCCAACGACGTGCTGCGTGAGAAGGCACGGCCGGTGAAAGCGGTGACCCTGCAGGTTAAGAGGTTGCTGAACAACATGTTCGACACCATGCGCGCCGCGGGGGGCGTCGGCCTGGCCGCACCGCAGATTGGGGTCTCGAAGCGGCTGATCGTGATAGAAATGAACGACGAGCGGCTGGCCCTGGTCAACCCGGAGATCACCGCCTTCGCCGGCCGGGATGCGGGGACTGAGGGCTGCCTCTCTATCCCGGGGGTCTGGGGCGAGGTGGAACGTGCCGCCCAGGTCGAGGTTCGCGGCCTGGACCAGGACGGCCGGGCTGTCACCGTGCGCGCCGAGGGTTACCTGGCGCGCGCGTTGCAGCACGAAATCGATCATCTGGACGGCATCCTGTTTATCGACCGCGCGACAAAGATAGGCCGGGACAAGGCCATTTAA